In Camelus dromedarius isolate mCamDro1 chromosome 28, mCamDro1.pat, whole genome shotgun sequence, a genomic segment contains:
- the DIPK1C gene encoding divergent protein kinase domain 1C, which yields MARAAGSRGRLGRCGLRGRCGRCGRGALLACAAWTAGWVLAAALLLRAHPGVLSERCTDEKSRRILAALCRDYRGGALVGDLCEDLCVAGKLLYRRCLYFERGKKVLQADWRGQPVVLKSEEEAFSSFPPLGLLDGQPDDGGQDFPEAELLLLAAGEVRSALGLELANGSLAPLGLGRRGPRRRGQLASLWALLQQEEFVLLSLLRGLSPHTPPVLGSCGHFYAVEHLAAGSPHHWALFPLDGAPRGDHSRARAVSGMALSFLDMVAHFDHDFSHRLHLCDIKPENFAIRSDFTAVAIDVDMAFFEPKMREILEQNCTGDEDCNFFDCFSKCDLRVHRCGAQRANSNLQVICDKIFRHWFSSPLRSPGVSLPLGRQLRAAVQECAAPGDPQGRAPRGVFSKLRRLLQAALRELQEKDK from the exons ATGGCACGGGCAGCGGGCTCGCGGGGCCGGCTCGGGCGGTGCGGGCTGCGCGGGCGGTGCGGGCGGTGCGGGCGGGGCGCGCTGCTGGCCTGCGCCGCGTGGACCGCGGGCTGGGTGCTGGCGGCCGCGCTTCTGCTCCGCGCGCACCCGGGCGTCCTCTCCGAGCGCTGCACCGACGAGAAGAGCCGGCGCATCCTGGCCGCGCTG TGCCGGGACTACCGCGGCGGCGCGCTGGTGGGGGACCTCTGTGAGGACCTGTGCGTGGCGGGGAAGCTGCTGTACCGGCGCTGCCTGTACTTCGAGCGGGGCAAGAAGGTGCTGCAGGCCGACTGGCGCGGCCAGCCCGTGGTCCTCAAGTCCGAGGAGGAGGCCTTCTCCAGCTTCCCGCCACTCGGCCTCCTAGACGGCCAGCCCGACGACGGCGGCCAGGACTTCCCGGAGGCCGAGCTGCTCCTGCTGGCGGCTGGCGAGGTCAGGAGCGCGCTGGGCCTGGAGCTGGCCAACGGCAGCCTGGCGCCGCTGGGGCTGGGGCGGCGGGGACCCCGGCGGCGGGGCCAGCTGGCCAGCCTGTGGGCGCTGCTCCAGCAGGAGGAGTTCGTCCTGCTCAGCCTGCTGCGGGGCCTCAGCCCGCACACGCCGCCCGTGCTGGGCTCCTGCGGCCACTTCTACGCCGTGGAGCACCTGGCGGCCGGCAGCCCCCACCACTGGGCCCTCTTCCCCCTGGACGGGGCGCCCCGCGGGGACCACAGCCGGGCCCGCGCGGTCAGCGGGATGGCGCTCAGCTTCCTGGACATGGTCGCCCACTTCGACCACGACTTCTCCCACCGCCTGCACCTCTGTGACATCAAACCTGAAAACTTTGCCATCAGGAGCGACTTCACG GCAGTGGCTATTGATGTGGACATGGCCTTTTTTGAACCTAAAATGAGGGAAATTCTCGAACAGAATTGCACAGGAGATGAAGACTGCAATTTCTttgactgtttttcaaagtgtgaCCTCCGAGTCCACAGGTGTGGAGCCCAGAGAGCCAACAGCAACTTGCAG GTCATCTGTGACAAGATCTTCCGCCACTGGTTCTCCTCGCCTCTCAGGAGCCCCGGCGTCTCCCTCCCGCTTGGGCGGCAGCTGCGGGCTGCGGTGCAGGAGTGCGCGGCCCCGGGGGACCCCCAGGGACGCGCGCCCCGCGGCGTGTTCTCGAAGCTTCGGCGCCTCCTCCAGGCCGCGCTGCGGGAGCTGCAGGAGAAGGACAAATAG